In Daphnia pulex isolate KAP4 chromosome 7, ASM2113471v1, one genomic interval encodes:
- the LOC124198594 gene encoding inositol hexakisphosphate and diphosphoinositol-pentakisphosphate kinase-like isoform X5, whose amino-acid sequence MSYKELEVGYQGLKAASFYIGDESEGASATLANEAGLASDTLPTTYEYVYTSASSPTRTFHPNCPICLQKGEECQECPDDLLGSDLDPLLGRMEKEYVDTGKQVVAGICAMAKKSNSKPMREILARLDEFDYIKTIIFPEETILKEPVDKWPVCDCLISFHSKGFPLDKAVAYAELVRPYTINNLRKQFDLQDRRKVYGILRRAGIALPRFAILDRDSPDPSQHSLIESEDHVEVNGTVFNKPFVEKPVSAEDHNIYIYYPTSAGGGSQRLFRKIGSRSSVYSPESKVRKNGSYIYEDFIPTDGADVKVYTVGPDYAHAEARKSPALDGKVERDHEGKEIRYPVILSNLEKLIARKVCLAFNQTVCGFDLLRANGRSFVCDVNGFSFVKNSAKYYDDCARILGNMILRRLAPTLHIPWALPFQLDDPPIVPTTFGKMMELRCVVAVIRHGDRTPKQKMKMEVRHPRFFALWASYESEVNGRHLKLKKPAQLQEVLDIARFLLSEVEAGSADRELEEKRGKLEQLKTVLEMYGHFSGINRKVQLKYQPRGRPQSGCSEEDTHNEPSLLLILKWGGELTPAGRVQAEELGRIFRCMYPGGQGNQGLGLLRLHSTYRHDLKIYASDEGRVQMTAAAFAKGLLALEGELTPILFQMVKSANTNGLLDNDGEASSLQHMVKSRLQELLQMDRELTENEHREINPCGARSIEAALHVIGNPVQCCVKVYELVCKLVEIVRSKRDDPKTKNGMLYHGETWELMARRWGKLEKDFKLRENPFEFDISKIPDIYDCIKYDIQHNQAALKFNHAQELYMLVKALADVVIPQEYGLSDQDKLAIGQGICNPLMRKIRADLQRNIEEDLPMSDESVNRLDPRYSHGVSSPGRHVRTRLYFTSESHLHSLLTVLRFGGLVEGGEGADEQWRRAMEYVSQISELNYMSQVVIMLYEDQTKDPTSEQRFHVELHFSPGVNCCVQKNLPPGPGFRTHHRNSSPTETSPNKSCPTSIPPGSSVCSPNCTRIEEEDLDIADVVDHSEQPKHSFLNLSVPVRTSRTSSGSESPSITPPNTLKIPIITSEPIPIRNSPGRNPLDSPHLSFPPTSNSSPSLMDVPGGLIMNSSNSSCASQHTPPRSYRVSKSPDFEPQGPRAKDSDSMRRHRHSIPGHLNVLMTQRQSVVAKRKLSQHQHQHPALFSTAVISGSSSAPELTAILPSTGTAMGLGLANLAAIDPCVSVGVPAIRPLETLHNGLSLKQLDQFLEQMTTLQPLCSPLPGVVTSNPFKDL is encoded by the exons ATGTCGTATAAAGAACTGGAAGTGGGATATCAAGGCTTAAAGGCTGCCTCTTTCTATATCGGCGACGAGTCCGAAGGAGCAAGTGCTACGTTAGCAAACGAAGCTGGGCTTGCAAGTGATACACTGCCCACAACCTATGAATACGTCTACACTTCGGCTAGTTCACCAACGAGAACTTTTCACCCAAACTGCCCAATTTGCCTCCAGAAG GGTGAAGAATGCCAGGAATGTCCTGACGATTTACTTGGCAGTGATCTGGATCCTCTATTGGGAAGAATGGAAAAGGAATACGTTGACACCGGTAAGCAGGTCGTGGCCGGCATTTGTGCCATGGCAAAAAAGTCTAATTCGAAACCGATGAGAGAAATTTTGGCAAGACTCGATGAATTTGATTACATTAAAACTATAATCTTTCCCGAAGAAACCATCTTGAAG GAGCCCGTTGACAAATGGCCAGTTTGTGATTGTTTAATATCGTTCCATTCAAAAGGCTTTCCATTGGACAAAGCTGTGGCTTACGCCGAGCTTGTTCGCCCATACACGATCAACAATTTGCGAAAACAATTTGATCTGCAG GATCGCAGAAAAGTTTATGGGATCTTGCGGCGGGCCGGGATCGCTTTACCTCGCTTTGCTATCCTAGATCGAGATTCCCCAGATCCAAGCC AACACTCGCTGATCGAATCAGAGGATCACGTTGAGGTTAACGGGACAGTTTTCAATAAACCATTTGTGGAAAAACCTGTTTCAGCGGAAGACCACAATATTTACATTTACTATCCGACTTCGGCTGGCGGCGGATCCCAGCGTCTATTCCGCAAA ATTGGAAGTCGGAGTAGCGTCTACTCGCCCGAGTCAAAAGTGCGCAAGAATGGATCGTATATCTACGAAGATTTCATACCAACTGATGGTGCTGATGTCAAG gTTTATACCGTGGGCCCAGATTATGCCCACGCTGAAGCAAGGAAATCCCCAGCGCTAGACGGCAAGGTGGAACGAGATCACGAGGGGAAAGAAATTCGATATCCAGTTATTTTATCCAATCTCGAGAAATTGATTGCTCGTAAAGTTTGTCTAGCCTTCAATCAAACCGTCTGTGGCTTTGACCTCTTGAG GGCGAATGGCAGGTCGTTCGTTTGTGATGTCAATGGCTTtagttttgttaaaaattcgGCAAAATACTACGACGATTGCGCCAGGATTCTTGGAAATATGATTTTACGTCGTTTGGCGCCCACTTTACATATTCCCTGGGCTCTGCCTTTCCAGCTCGATGACCCACCGATAGTGCCTACGACATTTGGCAAGAT GATGGAATTGCGTTGTGTTGTGGCCGTCATTCGTCACGGAGATCGGACGCCGaagcagaaaatgaaaatggaagtTCGTCATCCCag ATTTTTTGCTCTATGGGCCTCCTACGAATCCGAGGTCAATGGACGccatttaaaacttaaaaaacctGCACAACTGCAGGAAGTACTCGACATAGCCCGCTTTCTCTTATCAGAAGTAGAAGCTGGTTCAGCTGATCGGGAACTAGAGGAAAAGCGCGGCAAATTAGAACAACTCAAAACTGTTCTAGAAAT GTATGGCCACTTTTCAGGTATTAACCGAAAAGTTCAACTCAAATATCAACCCCGTGGTAGACCCCAATCGGGCTGCAGTGAGGAAG acacacacaacgaaCCGTCTTTGCTACTAATATTGAAATGGGGCGGAGAACTTACTCCAGCCGGAAGAGTCCAGGCAGAAGAGCTTGGGCGTATTTTCCGTTGCATGTATCCAGGAGGTCAAG GCAATCAGGGATTGGGACTGCTTCGTTTGCACTCGACTTATCGCcatgatttaaaaatctatGCGTCAGATGAAGGCCGAGTACAAatgacagcagcagctttcGCAAAAGGTTTGCTAGCTCTTGAGGGGGAGCTAACTCCCATTTTGTTCCAAATGGTCAAATCGGCCAATACCAATGGATTACTAGATAATGACGGTGAAGCTTCTAGTCTGCAACATAT GGTGAAATCGCGTCTTCAAGAGCTACTGCAAATGGACCGTGAACTAACCGAAAATGAACATCGCGAGATTAATCCGTGCGGAGCGCGATCGATTGAAGCCGCTCTCCACGTCATCGGCAATCCCGTTCAGTGTTGCGTCAAAGTGTATGAACTAGTCTGCAAGTTAGTCGAAATTGTTCGGTCCAAACGCGATGATCCTAAAACAAAGA ATGGCATGTTGTACCACGGCGAAACATGGGAACTGATGGCCAGGCGTTGGGGTAAActagaaaaagattttaagcTGCGCGAAAATCCCTTCGAATTTGACATATCTAAAATTCCCGATATTTACGACTGTATCAAGTATGATATCCAGCATAATCAAGCGGCCCTGAA GTTCAATCACGCACAAGAACTGTACATGCTAGTTAAAGCTCTTGCTGACGTCGTGATACCGCAAGAATACGGCCTTTCAGATCAAGATAAATTGGCCATTGGGCAAGGAATATGCAATCCCTTAATGCGAAAAATACGTGCTGATTTGCAACGCAACATTGAAGAGGACTTGCCAATGTCGGACGAGTCTGTTAACCGCCTCGATCCCAG ATATTCGCATGGCGTTTCCAGCCCTGGCAGGCACGTTCGTACGAGGTTGTACTTCACCAGTGAGAGCCATTTGCACTCATTGTTGACCGTACTCCGTTTCGGTGGATTGGTAGAG GGAGGGGAAGGTGCCGATGAACAGTGGCGACGTGCTATGGAATACGTTAGTCAAATATCGGAACTCAACTACATGTCCCAAGTGGTTATAATGCTCTATGAAGACCAAACAAAGGATCCCACATCGGAGCAAAG ATTTCATGTTGAGCTACATTTTTCACCCGGTGTCAATTGTTGTGTGCAAAAGAATTTGCCTCCTGGGCCAGGATTCCGTACCCATCATCGAAACTCGAGC CCAACCGAAACATCGCCCAACAAAAGCTGCCCTACTTCAATTCCACCCGGATCATCGGTTTGCTCGCCTAATTGCACACGGATTGAAGAAGAGGATCTTGATATTGCAGACGTAGTGGATCATTCAGAACAGCCGAAACATTCCTTCCTTAATCTGTCTGTTCCGGTGCGTACTTCAAGGACTTCATCTGGATCTGAAAGTCCGTCGATAACACCTCCGAATACTTTGAAAATTCCGATTATTACATCGGAACCTATTCCGATAAG GAATTCGCCTGGAAGGAATCCATTGGATAGTCCTCATTTGAGTTTCCCGCCAACATCGAATTCATCGCCTTCACTGATGGATGTCCCCGGTGGTCTAATAATGAACAGTAGCAACAGTAGTTGTGCAAGCCAGCACACTCCACCACGCTCCTATCGAGTCAGCAAATCTCCCGATTTTGAACCGCAGGGTCCGAGAGCAAAAG ATTCCGATTCGATGCGACGCCATCGTCACTCGATTCCTGGCCATTTGAACGTCTTGATGACTCAACGCCAATCGGTAGTTGCCAAACGCAAACTTAGCCAACATCAGCACCAGCATCCGGCCCTATTCAGCACAGCTGTCATCAGCGGCAGTTCAAGCGCACCTGAATTAACAGCCATCTTGCCATCAACCGGAACGGCAATGGGCCTCGGTTTGGCCAATTTGGCAGCCATAGATCCTTGCGTTTCTGTGGGCGTACCTGCCATACGCCCTCTCGAGACACTTCACAACG GATTGTCTTTAAAACAGCTGGATCAGTTCCTTGAACAAATGACCACGTTACAGCCTCTCTGTAGTCCTTTACCAGGGGTGGTCACCAGTAATCCATTTAAAgacttgtaa
- the LOC124198594 gene encoding inositol hexakisphosphate and diphosphoinositol-pentakisphosphate kinase-like isoform X3 → MSYKELEVGYQGLKAASFYIGDESEGASATLANEAGLASDTLPTTYEYVYTSASSPTRTFHPNCPICLQKGEECQECPDDLLGSDLDPLLGRMEKEYVDTGKQVVAGICAMAKKSNSKPMREILARLDEFDYIKTIIFPEETILKEPVDKWPVCDCLISFHSKGFPLDKAVAYAELVRPYTINNLRKQFDLQDRRKVYGILRRAGIALPRFAILDRDSPDPSQHSLIESEDHVEVNGTVFNKPFVEKPVSAEDHNIYIYYPTSAGGGSQRLFRKIGSRSSVYSPESKVRKNGSYIYEDFIPTDGADVKVYTVGPDYAHAEARKSPALDGKVERDHEGKEIRYPVILSNLEKLIARKVCLAFNQTVCGFDLLRSFVCDVNGFSFVKNSAKYYDDCARILGNMILRRLAPTLHIPWALPFQLDDPPIVPTTFGKMMELRCVVAVIRHGDRTPKQKMKMEVRHPRFFALWASYESEVNGRHLKLKKPAQLQEVLDIARFLLSEVEAGSADRELEEKRGKLEQLKTVLEMYGHFSGINRKVQLKYQPRGRPQSGCSEEDTHNEPSLLLILKWGGELTPAGRVQAEELGRIFRCMYPGGQGNQGLGLLRLHSTYRHDLKIYASDEGRVQMTAAAFAKGLLALEGELTPILFQMVKSANTNGLLDNDGEASSLQHMVKSRLQELLQMDRELTENEHREINPCGARSIEAALHVIGNPVQCCVKVYELVCKLVEIVRSKRDDPKTKNGMLYHGETWELMARRWGKLEKDFKLRENPFEFDISKIPDIYDCIKYDIQHNQAALKFNHAQELYMLVKALADVVIPQEYGLSDQDKLAIGQGICNPLMRKIRADLQRNIEEDLPMSDESVNRLDPRYSHGVSSPGRHVRTRLYFTSESHLHSLLTVLRFGGLVEGGEGADEQWRRAMEYVSQISELNYMSQVVIMLYEDQTKDPTSEQRFHVELHFSPGVNCCVQKNLPPGPGFRTHHRNSSPTETSPNKSCPTSIPPGSSVCSPNCTRIEEEDLDIADVVDHSEQPKHSFLNLSVPVRTSRTSSGSESPSITPPNTLKIPIITSEPIPIRNSPGRNPLDSPHLSFPPTSNSSPSLMDVPGGLIMNSSNSSCASQHTPPRSYRVSKSPDFEPQGPRAKAHTISGVGVAAPTRSLDLDEDSDSMRRHRHSIPGHLNVLMTQRQSVVAKRKLSQHQHQHPALFSTAVISGSSSAPELTAILPSTGTAMGLGLANLAAIDPCVSVGVPAIRPLETLHNGLSLKQLDQFLEQMTTLQPLCSPLPGVVTSNPFKDL, encoded by the exons ATGTCGTATAAAGAACTGGAAGTGGGATATCAAGGCTTAAAGGCTGCCTCTTTCTATATCGGCGACGAGTCCGAAGGAGCAAGTGCTACGTTAGCAAACGAAGCTGGGCTTGCAAGTGATACACTGCCCACAACCTATGAATACGTCTACACTTCGGCTAGTTCACCAACGAGAACTTTTCACCCAAACTGCCCAATTTGCCTCCAGAAG GGTGAAGAATGCCAGGAATGTCCTGACGATTTACTTGGCAGTGATCTGGATCCTCTATTGGGAAGAATGGAAAAGGAATACGTTGACACCGGTAAGCAGGTCGTGGCCGGCATTTGTGCCATGGCAAAAAAGTCTAATTCGAAACCGATGAGAGAAATTTTGGCAAGACTCGATGAATTTGATTACATTAAAACTATAATCTTTCCCGAAGAAACCATCTTGAAG GAGCCCGTTGACAAATGGCCAGTTTGTGATTGTTTAATATCGTTCCATTCAAAAGGCTTTCCATTGGACAAAGCTGTGGCTTACGCCGAGCTTGTTCGCCCATACACGATCAACAATTTGCGAAAACAATTTGATCTGCAG GATCGCAGAAAAGTTTATGGGATCTTGCGGCGGGCCGGGATCGCTTTACCTCGCTTTGCTATCCTAGATCGAGATTCCCCAGATCCAAGCC AACACTCGCTGATCGAATCAGAGGATCACGTTGAGGTTAACGGGACAGTTTTCAATAAACCATTTGTGGAAAAACCTGTTTCAGCGGAAGACCACAATATTTACATTTACTATCCGACTTCGGCTGGCGGCGGATCCCAGCGTCTATTCCGCAAA ATTGGAAGTCGGAGTAGCGTCTACTCGCCCGAGTCAAAAGTGCGCAAGAATGGATCGTATATCTACGAAGATTTCATACCAACTGATGGTGCTGATGTCAAG gTTTATACCGTGGGCCCAGATTATGCCCACGCTGAAGCAAGGAAATCCCCAGCGCTAGACGGCAAGGTGGAACGAGATCACGAGGGGAAAGAAATTCGATATCCAGTTATTTTATCCAATCTCGAGAAATTGATTGCTCGTAAAGTTTGTCTAGCCTTCAATCAAACCGTCTGTGGCTTTGACCTCTTGAG GTCGTTCGTTTGTGATGTCAATGGCTTtagttttgttaaaaattcgGCAAAATACTACGACGATTGCGCCAGGATTCTTGGAAATATGATTTTACGTCGTTTGGCGCCCACTTTACATATTCCCTGGGCTCTGCCTTTCCAGCTCGATGACCCACCGATAGTGCCTACGACATTTGGCAAGAT GATGGAATTGCGTTGTGTTGTGGCCGTCATTCGTCACGGAGATCGGACGCCGaagcagaaaatgaaaatggaagtTCGTCATCCCag ATTTTTTGCTCTATGGGCCTCCTACGAATCCGAGGTCAATGGACGccatttaaaacttaaaaaacctGCACAACTGCAGGAAGTACTCGACATAGCCCGCTTTCTCTTATCAGAAGTAGAAGCTGGTTCAGCTGATCGGGAACTAGAGGAAAAGCGCGGCAAATTAGAACAACTCAAAACTGTTCTAGAAAT GTATGGCCACTTTTCAGGTATTAACCGAAAAGTTCAACTCAAATATCAACCCCGTGGTAGACCCCAATCGGGCTGCAGTGAGGAAG acacacacaacgaaCCGTCTTTGCTACTAATATTGAAATGGGGCGGAGAACTTACTCCAGCCGGAAGAGTCCAGGCAGAAGAGCTTGGGCGTATTTTCCGTTGCATGTATCCAGGAGGTCAAG GCAATCAGGGATTGGGACTGCTTCGTTTGCACTCGACTTATCGCcatgatttaaaaatctatGCGTCAGATGAAGGCCGAGTACAAatgacagcagcagctttcGCAAAAGGTTTGCTAGCTCTTGAGGGGGAGCTAACTCCCATTTTGTTCCAAATGGTCAAATCGGCCAATACCAATGGATTACTAGATAATGACGGTGAAGCTTCTAGTCTGCAACATAT GGTGAAATCGCGTCTTCAAGAGCTACTGCAAATGGACCGTGAACTAACCGAAAATGAACATCGCGAGATTAATCCGTGCGGAGCGCGATCGATTGAAGCCGCTCTCCACGTCATCGGCAATCCCGTTCAGTGTTGCGTCAAAGTGTATGAACTAGTCTGCAAGTTAGTCGAAATTGTTCGGTCCAAACGCGATGATCCTAAAACAAAGA ATGGCATGTTGTACCACGGCGAAACATGGGAACTGATGGCCAGGCGTTGGGGTAAActagaaaaagattttaagcTGCGCGAAAATCCCTTCGAATTTGACATATCTAAAATTCCCGATATTTACGACTGTATCAAGTATGATATCCAGCATAATCAAGCGGCCCTGAA GTTCAATCACGCACAAGAACTGTACATGCTAGTTAAAGCTCTTGCTGACGTCGTGATACCGCAAGAATACGGCCTTTCAGATCAAGATAAATTGGCCATTGGGCAAGGAATATGCAATCCCTTAATGCGAAAAATACGTGCTGATTTGCAACGCAACATTGAAGAGGACTTGCCAATGTCGGACGAGTCTGTTAACCGCCTCGATCCCAG ATATTCGCATGGCGTTTCCAGCCCTGGCAGGCACGTTCGTACGAGGTTGTACTTCACCAGTGAGAGCCATTTGCACTCATTGTTGACCGTACTCCGTTTCGGTGGATTGGTAGAG GGAGGGGAAGGTGCCGATGAACAGTGGCGACGTGCTATGGAATACGTTAGTCAAATATCGGAACTCAACTACATGTCCCAAGTGGTTATAATGCTCTATGAAGACCAAACAAAGGATCCCACATCGGAGCAAAG ATTTCATGTTGAGCTACATTTTTCACCCGGTGTCAATTGTTGTGTGCAAAAGAATTTGCCTCCTGGGCCAGGATTCCGTACCCATCATCGAAACTCGAGC CCAACCGAAACATCGCCCAACAAAAGCTGCCCTACTTCAATTCCACCCGGATCATCGGTTTGCTCGCCTAATTGCACACGGATTGAAGAAGAGGATCTTGATATTGCAGACGTAGTGGATCATTCAGAACAGCCGAAACATTCCTTCCTTAATCTGTCTGTTCCGGTGCGTACTTCAAGGACTTCATCTGGATCTGAAAGTCCGTCGATAACACCTCCGAATACTTTGAAAATTCCGATTATTACATCGGAACCTATTCCGATAAG GAATTCGCCTGGAAGGAATCCATTGGATAGTCCTCATTTGAGTTTCCCGCCAACATCGAATTCATCGCCTTCACTGATGGATGTCCCCGGTGGTCTAATAATGAACAGTAGCAACAGTAGTTGTGCAAGCCAGCACACTCCACCACGCTCCTATCGAGTCAGCAAATCTCCCGATTTTGAACCGCAGGGTCCGAGAGCAAAAG CTCACACCATCAGTGGTGTTGGCGTTGCCGCGCCGACCAGGTCCCTAGATTTGGATGAAG ATTCCGATTCGATGCGACGCCATCGTCACTCGATTCCTGGCCATTTGAACGTCTTGATGACTCAACGCCAATCGGTAGTTGCCAAACGCAAACTTAGCCAACATCAGCACCAGCATCCGGCCCTATTCAGCACAGCTGTCATCAGCGGCAGTTCAAGCGCACCTGAATTAACAGCCATCTTGCCATCAACCGGAACGGCAATGGGCCTCGGTTTGGCCAATTTGGCAGCCATAGATCCTTGCGTTTCTGTGGGCGTACCTGCCATACGCCCTCTCGAGACACTTCACAACG GATTGTCTTTAAAACAGCTGGATCAGTTCCTTGAACAAATGACCACGTTACAGCCTCTCTGTAGTCCTTTACCAGGGGTGGTCACCAGTAATCCATTTAAAgacttgtaa